From Skermanella sp. TT6, a single genomic window includes:
- the mltG gene encoding endolytic transglycosylase MltG, whose protein sequence is MRLAGRVAIAAVVVIGMVAGAALWGFHLVNRAGPLEADSAVVIPRGSGLDAISASLTEAGVVDTPLAFVAAAKITGANRALKAGEYAFPAHVSIAEALRILQSGKTVVRRFTVPEGLTSSQVVTLLRDDPSLSGEITSDPAEGTLLPETYHYSWGDGRADMLKRMQTAMQSALKAAWDKRSLSLPLDSPEQALVLASIVEKETSVPQERARVAGVFVNRLLANMRLQSDPTVVYALTQGDGTLGRALTRADWKVESPYNTYVVDGLPPSPIANPGKASLEAVMNPEQHDYVYFVADGTGGHAFAKTLAEHNRNVTRWREVMKRQGDDAAE, encoded by the coding sequence ATGCGTCTTGCCGGCCGGGTCGCGATCGCGGCGGTCGTCGTCATCGGCATGGTCGCCGGCGCGGCGCTGTGGGGTTTCCACCTCGTCAATCGCGCTGGGCCCCTCGAGGCCGACAGCGCCGTCGTGATCCCGCGCGGCAGCGGACTGGATGCGATCAGCGCATCCCTGACCGAGGCCGGCGTCGTGGATACGCCGCTGGCCTTCGTGGCCGCCGCCAAGATCACGGGCGCCAACCGGGCCTTGAAGGCCGGTGAATACGCCTTTCCCGCCCATGTCAGCATCGCCGAAGCCCTGCGCATCCTGCAGAGCGGCAAGACAGTGGTCCGGCGCTTTACGGTGCCCGAGGGTCTGACCTCGTCGCAGGTGGTGACCCTGCTGCGCGACGATCCGTCGCTTTCCGGCGAGATCACGTCCGATCCGGCGGAGGGCACCCTGCTGCCGGAAACATACCATTACTCCTGGGGCGACGGCCGCGCCGACATGCTGAAGCGGATGCAGACCGCCATGCAATCGGCCTTGAAGGCGGCGTGGGACAAACGCTCCCTGTCGCTGCCCCTGGACAGCCCCGAGCAGGCGCTGGTCCTGGCGTCGATCGTCGAGAAGGAGACGAGCGTGCCGCAGGAGCGGGCCAGGGTCGCCGGCGTCTTCGTCAACCGGTTGCTTGCCAACATGCGGCTCCAGTCCGATCCCACGGTGGTCTATGCGCTGACCCAGGGCGACGGGACCCTCGGGCGCGCGCTGACGCGGGCCGACTGGAAGGTCGAATCGCCTTATAACACCTACGTGGTGGACGGCCTGCCGCCGTCGCCGATCGCCAATCCGGGCAAGGCCTCGCTGGAGGCCGTCATGAACCCGGAGCAGCATGATTATGTCTATTTCGTCGCCGATGGGACGGGCGGGCACGCCTTCGCGAAGACGCTGGCGGAGCACAACCGCAACGTCACCCGATGGCGCGAGGTCATGAAGCGGCAGGGCGACGACGCCGCGGAGTAG
- a CDS encoding lipid II:glycine glycyltransferase FemX, with protein sequence MTPPFNPFRIDWNDCTFSQWDALLARCKRPTLLQSWQYGLALAKTEGWKADFGIIRFENKPVGLVQVQTRRWLPFLTTCRIYRGPLWIYDEIPGEMLKLVLRMIRDRYHLLRGRPLVFHPEMIDGEAARKRLAETGFHRREEGYESVWLDLAPEPDALRAGLDRKWRNKLHQAERNGLTVEVDTAAVHFDWLMELYLQDKMARNYRGPSPAFLRVLHNLSAESTPPVLLRAVHQGRPVAGVLLVRHGAAATYQVGWNGEEGRGLRAHHLLLWQSALWLKARGHTGFDLGGINETTPGIARFKIGMGGQPFRLVGGYV encoded by the coding sequence ATGACTCCCCCGTTCAATCCCTTCCGCATTGATTGGAACGACTGCACCTTCTCCCAGTGGGATGCCCTGCTGGCCCGGTGCAAGCGCCCGACGCTGCTACAGTCCTGGCAATATGGCCTGGCGCTGGCCAAGACCGAGGGATGGAAGGCCGATTTCGGCATCATCCGCTTCGAGAACAAGCCGGTCGGCCTGGTCCAGGTGCAGACCAGGCGCTGGCTGCCGTTCCTGACCACCTGCAGGATCTATCGCGGCCCGTTGTGGATCTATGACGAGATCCCGGGTGAGATGCTGAAGCTGGTCCTGCGCATGATCCGGGACCGCTATCACCTGCTGCGCGGTCGGCCCCTCGTCTTCCATCCCGAAATGATCGACGGCGAGGCCGCGCGGAAGCGCCTTGCGGAGACCGGCTTCCATCGGAGGGAGGAGGGGTACGAATCGGTCTGGCTCGACCTCGCTCCCGAACCCGACGCCCTGAGGGCCGGGCTGGACCGCAAATGGCGCAACAAGCTCCATCAGGCGGAACGCAACGGCCTTACCGTCGAGGTCGACACGGCGGCCGTCCATTTCGACTGGCTGATGGAGCTTTACCTGCAGGACAAGATGGCGCGGAACTACCGCGGACCGTCACCCGCCTTCCTGCGCGTCCTGCATAACCTGTCGGCTGAATCGACACCGCCGGTCCTGCTCAGGGCTGTTCACCAGGGCAGGCCGGTCGCCGGCGTGCTGCTGGTGCGGCATGGTGCCGCGGCGACCTATCAGGTCGGCTGGAACGGGGAGGAAGGACGCGGTTTGCGCGCCCATCACCTGCTGCTGTGGCAGTCGGCGCTGTGGCTGAAGGCCCGGGGCCATACCGGCTTCGACCTCGGCGGCATCAACGAGACGACGCCGGGGATCGCCCGGTTCAAGATCGGCATGGGCGGACAGCCGTTCCGCCTCGTCGGCGGATACGTCTAA
- the ndk gene encoding nucleoside-diphosphate kinase: MAVERTLSIIKPDATRRNLTGKINARFEEAGLRIVAQKRIRLTKEQAEKFYEVHAERSFFGELVDFMISGPVVVQVLEGENAVQRNRDIMGATNPANAAPGTIRKDFAESIEANSVHGSDSPENAAREIKFFFSKSEIVP, from the coding sequence ATGGCCGTCGAACGGACCTTGTCCATCATCAAGCCGGACGCGACCCGCCGGAACCTTACGGGCAAGATCAATGCCCGCTTCGAGGAAGCCGGGCTGCGGATCGTCGCGCAGAAGCGCATCCGCCTGACCAAGGAACAGGCGGAAAAGTTCTACGAGGTCCATGCCGAGCGCTCGTTCTTCGGCGAGCTGGTCGACTTCATGATTTCGGGTCCCGTGGTGGTCCAGGTGCTGGAAGGCGAGAACGCCGTCCAGCGCAACCGCGACATCATGGGCGCAACCAACCCGGCGAACGCCGCCCCCGGCACGATCCGCAAGGACTTCGCCGAGTCGATCGAGGCCAACTCGGTCCACGGCTCGGACAGCCCGGAGAACGCCGCCCGCGAGATCAAGTTCTTCTTCAGCAAGAGCGAGATCGTTCCCTGA
- a CDS encoding DUF2066 domain-containing protein: MLHRRPLACLFQLVLGFALLAFSAPARAQESSDIFTVKDVAVDVTADNAAAARDRAITEAQRKAFAELYGRLSPVPGARAPELSDLEVARLVQDFEVQRERSSAVRYLATLTVRFRPANVRTLLQDKGASYVEVRSRPVLVLPVYQSTGNPPVLWEDRSAWRAAWENFPPPQGMVPIVVPYGELTDIADVSAATALEGDTGGFNAIAERYGASDVLVAVLGVRGTEPDPSQPNTVRLTRYSPDGTRRSDTVTVPAAPGQTVDAYLAGGVAAVVRSLEEKWRQANTVAAGPEQTMQVAVPIAGLDDWVQTKRRLSQVPTVTSADLMSLTRSAARVELTYRGSPEVLKTALSQQDLELTEAAPLDQGAAQAGLPAVPATVAAPVSVMGPAGQPVGVYQPGPVWQLRWSGSRAPGPVGRTFR, from the coding sequence ATGCTTCACCGCCGTCCGCTGGCATGCCTGTTCCAGCTAGTCCTCGGCTTCGCGCTGCTGGCTTTTTCCGCCCCGGCGCGGGCGCAGGAAAGCAGCGATATCTTCACCGTGAAGGACGTCGCCGTCGACGTCACGGCAGACAATGCCGCGGCGGCGCGCGACCGTGCGATCACCGAGGCGCAGCGCAAGGCGTTCGCCGAACTGTACGGCCGGCTGAGCCCCGTTCCGGGCGCCCGCGCGCCGGAACTGAGCGACCTGGAGGTGGCAAGGCTGGTGCAGGACTTCGAGGTGCAGCGGGAACGCAGTTCGGCCGTGCGCTACCTGGCGACGCTGACCGTACGCTTTCGCCCCGCGAACGTACGGACGCTGCTCCAGGACAAGGGCGCCAGCTACGTCGAGGTCCGCAGCCGGCCCGTGCTGGTGCTGCCGGTCTACCAGTCGACCGGCAATCCGCCGGTCCTGTGGGAGGACCGCAGCGCCTGGCGCGCCGCGTGGGAGAATTTCCCGCCGCCTCAGGGCATGGTCCCGATCGTCGTCCCTTACGGCGAACTGACCGACATCGCCGACGTCAGCGCCGCCACCGCGCTCGAAGGCGATACCGGCGGGTTCAACGCGATCGCGGAGCGCTACGGCGCCAGCGACGTGCTGGTGGCCGTGCTGGGGGTTCGCGGAACGGAGCCGGACCCGTCCCAGCCCAACACCGTCAGGCTGACCCGCTACTCGCCGGACGGGACGAGACGCAGCGATACCGTCACCGTGCCCGCCGCTCCCGGCCAGACCGTGGACGCCTATCTGGCCGGCGGGGTCGCCGCCGTCGTCCGCTCGCTGGAGGAGAAGTGGCGGCAGGCCAACACCGTGGCCGCCGGCCCGGAGCAGACCATGCAGGTCGCCGTCCCGATCGCCGGGCTCGACGACTGGGTCCAGACCAAGCGGCGGCTTTCACAAGTTCCGACCGTGACCAGCGCCGACCTGATGTCGCTGACCCGGTCCGCGGCGCGGGTCGAACTGACCTACCGGGGCTCCCCCGAGGTGCTGAAGACCGCGCTGTCGCAGCAGGACCTGGAACTGACCGAGGCGGCGCCGCTCGACCAGGGCGCCGCCCAGGCCGGTCTGCCCGCGGTGCCGGCAACCGTCGCGGCGCCGGTTTCAGTGATGGGACCGGCCGGGCAGCCGGTCGGCGTCTACCAGCCGGGGCCCGTCTGGCAGCTGCGCTGGTCCGGATCGCGGGCACCTGGACCGGTCGGCCGAACCTTCCGGTGA
- a CDS encoding aa3-type cytochrome c oxidase subunit IV, giving the protein MADNNDDLRNEEFRAHLETYQLFTMLTKYGTIAVVVILVLMAIFLL; this is encoded by the coding sequence GTGGCCGACAATAACGACGATCTTCGGAACGAAGAGTTCCGCGCCCATTTGGAAACCTATCAGCTTTTCACCATGCTGACGAAGTACGGCACCATCGCCGTCGTTGTCATCCTGGTTCTCATGGCGATCTTCCTTCTCTGA
- a CDS encoding ABC-F family ATP-binding cassette domain-containing protein, whose product MLHINDLIFRFGGRVIFDHATVAIPKGHRVALVGRNGTGKTTLLRLIAGQMAPDGGSITMPAESRLGIVAQEAPSSGVSLIDTVLAADVERTALLAEAETARDPHRIGEIHTRLADIHAHSAPARAAQILSGLGFDAEAQTRPCSDFSGGWRMRVALAGVLFAQPELLLLDEPTNHLDLEATIWLENYLRNYPHTILLVSHDRELLNKVPTTTVHLDQGKLVSYAGGYDQFERTRRANLERLAANQAKQIAQRKHIQSYIDRFRYKASKARQAQSRIKMLERMEPIVSIVEDHTVSFDFPSPEPLAPPLIQLEDVDVGYDGKPILRGLDLRIDLDDRIALLGANGNGKSTLVKLLASRLAPLKGEMRKSGKLKIGYFAQHQAEELDLNLTAVAQARLWMKDVVDEKVRAHLGRFGFPQQKADTQIGKLSGGEKARLLFALMTRDAPHVLMLDEPTNHLDIDSRQALIQAINGFEGAVILISHDPHLIELTADRLWLVDGGACRPYDGDLEDYRKLLLEKSRADRSDGADRDAGPSKKDQRRAAAELRAALAPLKRKADDAEKLIARLTRERQALETKLADPALYSGPADKVTKLQIDLGEVQKKLGTAEDTWMEALEALETAEAEAAGAA is encoded by the coding sequence ATGCTTCACATCAACGATCTGATTTTCCGCTTCGGCGGGCGTGTGATCTTCGACCACGCCACCGTCGCCATTCCCAAGGGCCATCGCGTCGCGCTGGTCGGCCGCAACGGCACGGGCAAGACGACCCTGCTGCGCCTGATCGCCGGCCAGATGGCCCCGGACGGCGGGTCCATCACCATGCCCGCGGAGTCCCGCCTCGGCATCGTCGCCCAGGAGGCGCCGAGCAGCGGCGTCAGCCTGATCGACACGGTGCTCGCCGCCGACGTGGAGCGCACGGCCCTGCTGGCCGAGGCGGAGACCGCCCGCGACCCGCACCGCATCGGCGAGATCCACACCCGGCTGGCCGACATCCACGCCCACTCGGCCCCGGCCCGCGCCGCCCAGATCCTGTCGGGCCTGGGCTTCGACGCGGAGGCGCAGACCCGGCCTTGCAGCGACTTCTCCGGCGGCTGGCGCATGCGCGTGGCGCTGGCCGGCGTGCTGTTCGCCCAGCCGGAACTGCTGCTGCTGGACGAGCCGACCAACCACCTGGACCTCGAAGCGACGATCTGGCTGGAGAACTACCTGCGGAACTATCCGCACACGATCCTGCTGGTCAGCCACGACCGCGAACTGCTGAACAAGGTGCCGACCACCACGGTCCACCTGGACCAGGGCAAGCTGGTCTCCTATGCCGGCGGGTACGACCAGTTCGAGCGGACCCGGCGCGCCAACCTGGAGCGGCTGGCCGCCAACCAGGCGAAGCAGATCGCCCAGCGAAAGCATATCCAGTCCTACATCGACCGGTTCCGCTACAAGGCGTCCAAGGCGCGGCAGGCCCAGAGCCGGATCAAGATGCTGGAGCGGATGGAGCCCATCGTCAGCATCGTCGAGGATCACACCGTCAGTTTCGACTTCCCGTCGCCCGAGCCGCTGGCACCGCCGCTGATCCAGCTCGAGGACGTCGATGTCGGCTACGACGGCAAGCCGATCCTGCGCGGGCTGGACCTGCGCATCGACCTGGACGACCGGATCGCGCTGCTGGGCGCCAACGGCAATGGCAAATCGACCCTGGTCAAGCTGCTGGCCAGCCGGCTCGCCCCCTTGAAGGGCGAGATGCGGAAGTCCGGCAAGCTGAAGATCGGCTATTTCGCCCAGCACCAGGCCGAGGAACTGGACCTCAACCTGACCGCGGTCGCCCAGGCGCGGCTGTGGATGAAGGACGTGGTCGACGAAAAGGTCCGCGCCCATCTCGGCCGCTTCGGCTTTCCCCAGCAGAAGGCCGACACCCAGATCGGCAAGCTGTCGGGGGGCGAAAAGGCCCGCCTCCTGTTCGCCCTGATGACCCGGGACGCGCCGCATGTCCTGATGCTCGACGAGCCGACCAACCACCTGGACATCGACAGCCGCCAGGCGCTGATCCAGGCGATCAACGGCTTCGAGGGGGCGGTGATCCTGATCAGCCACGACCCCCACCTGATCGAGCTGACCGCCGACCGGCTGTGGCTGGTCGACGGCGGCGCCTGCAGGCCCTATGACGGCGACCTGGAGGACTACCGCAAGCTTCTCCTGGAGAAGAGCCGGGCCGACCGCTCGGACGGTGCCGACCGCGACGCCGGGCCCAGCAAGAAGGACCAGCGCCGCGCCGCCGCCGAGCTGCGGGCAGCATTGGCGCCGCTCAAGCGCAAGGCGGACGATGCCGAGAAGCTGATCGCCAGGCTGACCCGCGAGCGGCAGGCACTGGAGACCAAGCTGGCCGATCCCGCCCTCTATAGCGGCCCGGCGGACAAGGTGACCAAGCTCCAGATCGACCTGGGCGAGGTGCAGAAGAAGCTCGGCACCGCCGAGGACACCTGGATGGAGGCGCTGGAAGCGCTGGAGACCGCCGAGGCGGAGGCGGCCGGCGCCGCCTGA
- a CDS encoding CDP-alcohol phosphatidyltransferase family protein: MSIPNIITMGRLLSVPLAVWLILDGELFWAFWLFVAAGVSDAVDGFIARTFRARTMLGGYLDPLADKALLVSVYLALGHTGYLPLWLVILVVFRDILIVGGVLLLYTLKESFAMQPSFISKVNTTMQIALAALVLSTSGLGLTEPPVDLAWITPIMTWVVAVTTTWSGLGYVVTGSRLLSRLGGTK, from the coding sequence ATGAGCATCCCCAACATCATCACCATGGGGCGCCTGCTGTCGGTGCCCCTGGCGGTGTGGCTCATCCTGGACGGCGAGCTGTTCTGGGCGTTCTGGCTGTTCGTCGCCGCTGGCGTGTCCGACGCTGTGGACGGCTTCATCGCGCGGACCTTCCGGGCGCGCACCATGCTGGGCGGCTACCTGGATCCGCTGGCCGACAAGGCGCTGCTGGTCAGCGTCTATCTGGCGCTCGGCCACACCGGCTACCTTCCCCTTTGGCTTGTGATCCTGGTCGTGTTTCGCGATATCCTGATCGTCGGCGGCGTGCTGCTGCTCTACACGCTCAAGGAGTCGTTCGCGATGCAGCCGTCCTTCATCAGCAAGGTCAACACGACCATGCAGATCGCCCTGGCCGCCCTCGTCCTGTCCACGTCGGGGCTGGGACTGACCGAGCCGCCGGTGGACCTGGCCTGGATCACGCCGATCATGACCTGGGTCGTGGCCGTGACCACCACTTGGTCGGGTCTGGGCTACGTGGTGACGGGAAGCCGGCTGCTCAGCCGGCTCGGCGGCACGAAATGA
- a CDS encoding HdaA/DnaA family protein, with translation MTGTPAQLPLDLGHRPAMGADDFLVAPSNEAAVAWLDLWPNWPAPALVIFGPAGCGKTHLAQVWRARTQAPRVEPGDLRIESLPRLLDEAAAVVIDNADRGTGDARTERALFHLYNLARETGGHLLLTSESAPAHWGIKLPDLRSRLMAAPAVAVGAPDDALLAAILVKLFADRQLRVGGDVIRFLVTHMERSFDAARRLVADLDAAALAARRRITVPLARRVLAKS, from the coding sequence GTGACCGGGACCCCGGCGCAGCTCCCCCTGGATCTGGGCCACCGGCCGGCGATGGGAGCGGACGACTTCCTGGTGGCGCCCAGCAACGAGGCGGCGGTCGCCTGGCTCGACCTGTGGCCCAACTGGCCGGCGCCCGCGCTGGTGATCTTCGGGCCGGCCGGATGCGGCAAGACCCATCTGGCCCAGGTGTGGCGCGCCCGCACCCAGGCGCCCCGGGTCGAGCCCGGCGACCTCCGGATCGAGAGCCTGCCGAGACTGCTGGACGAAGCCGCGGCCGTGGTGATCGACAATGCCGACAGGGGCACCGGCGACGCGCGGACAGAACGCGCGCTGTTCCATCTTTACAATCTGGCGCGGGAAACCGGCGGGCATCTGCTCCTGACATCGGAGTCGGCACCCGCGCACTGGGGTATCAAGCTGCCGGACTTGCGGTCGCGGTTGATGGCGGCTCCCGCGGTCGCCGTGGGCGCGCCGGACGACGCTCTCCTGGCGGCGATCCTGGTCAAGCTGTTCGCCGACCGCCAACTCCGCGTCGGCGGCGACGTGATCCGCTTCCTGGTGACCCACATGGAGCGATCGTTCGATGCCGCCCGACGCCTCGTCGCCGACCTGGACGCGGCGGCCCTGGCCGCGCGCCGGCGAATCACCGTGCCGCTGGCCCGGCGAGTGCTCGCCAAGTCCTGA
- the purN gene encoding phosphoribosylglycinamide formyltransferase yields the protein MARLKVGVLISGRGSNLQALIDACADPSFPAEIVLVLSNKADAFGLERARTAGIPASVVSHRDFADKPGFEAAMDSALRSAGVELVCLAGFMRLLTADFVERWRDRLINIHPSLLPSFKGLDTHARAIEAGVKFTGCTVHFVRPAMDEGPIIVQAAVPVLPEDDPHALGDRVLVAEHRCYPLALRLIAEGRARVEGERVVLSQGSLLAEEPVLNPPA from the coding sequence GTGGCACGGCTGAAGGTCGGCGTCCTGATCTCGGGCCGCGGAAGCAATCTCCAGGCCCTGATCGACGCCTGCGCCGATCCCTCCTTTCCGGCGGAGATCGTGCTGGTGCTGTCCAACAAGGCCGATGCCTTCGGGTTGGAACGGGCCAGGACGGCCGGCATCCCGGCATCGGTGGTCAGTCACCGGGATTTCGCCGACAAGCCCGGCTTCGAGGCCGCGATGGACTCGGCGCTGAGGTCGGCCGGAGTCGAGCTCGTCTGCCTCGCGGGATTCATGCGGCTTCTGACGGCCGACTTCGTCGAGCGCTGGCGCGACCGGCTGATCAACATCCACCCCTCGCTGCTGCCGTCCTTCAAGGGGCTCGACACCCATGCCCGGGCGATCGAGGCCGGCGTCAAGTTCACCGGCTGCACGGTGCATTTCGTCCGCCCCGCCATGGACGAGGGACCGATCATCGTCCAGGCCGCGGTCCCCGTCCTGCCCGAGGACGACCCCCACGCCCTGGGCGACCGCGTGCTGGTTGCCGAGCACCGGTGCTATCCCCTGGCGCTTCGCCTGATCGCGGAGGGCAGGGCCCGAGTCGAGGGGGAGCGGGTCGTCCTGTCCCAGGGCTCCCTCCTGGCGGAAGAGCCGGTGCTGAACCCTCCCGCATGA
- a CDS encoding AI-2E family transporter, translating to MSRRRQRRFWLIAALVTIAMLYVLRDMLLPFVAGMAIAYFLDPVADRLERMGTPRWLATTGVLLFFLFCLILALLLLVPLIQSQVVQLVETLPRIVAWVNDTAIPTVERLLTQLSPEDLERLRTAAGSYAGEVVGWLAAVLRSIVTGGVALFDVLTLLFITPIVAFYLLRDWDVMIGTIHGWLPRQHAATVLDQVNEIDRTLAGFVRGQATVCLVLGLFYGVALSLFGLNFGLVVGSVAGLLSFIPYVGSLVGFVSSVGIALVQYDTWTPVAVVVAIFLVGQAVEGNFLTPKLVGDKVGLHPVWVMFALLAGGSLFGFVGVLMAVPVAAVIGVLTRFALQQYLSSSYYSGPESGTVDEAWRP from the coding sequence ATGAGCCGGCGGCGCCAGCGCCGCTTCTGGCTGATCGCGGCGCTCGTCACGATCGCCATGCTCTACGTGCTGCGCGACATGCTGCTTCCCTTCGTGGCCGGCATGGCGATCGCCTATTTCCTCGACCCGGTCGCCGATCGCTTGGAGCGGATGGGAACGCCGCGCTGGCTCGCGACGACCGGCGTCCTGCTGTTCTTCCTGTTCTGCCTGATCCTGGCGCTGCTGCTGCTGGTCCCGCTGATCCAGTCGCAGGTGGTCCAGCTGGTCGAGACCTTGCCGCGCATCGTCGCCTGGGTGAACGATACGGCGATCCCAACCGTCGAGCGCCTGCTGACCCAGCTGTCGCCCGAGGACCTGGAGCGGCTGCGCACCGCCGCCGGCTCCTATGCCGGGGAGGTGGTCGGCTGGCTCGCCGCCGTCCTGCGGTCGATCGTGACCGGCGGGGTCGCCCTGTTCGACGTGCTGACCCTGCTGTTCATCACGCCCATCGTCGCCTTCTACCTGCTGCGCGACTGGGACGTGATGATCGGCACCATCCACGGCTGGCTTCCCCGGCAGCATGCCGCGACGGTCCTGGACCAGGTCAACGAGATCGACAGGACGCTGGCCGGGTTCGTCCGCGGGCAGGCCACCGTCTGCCTCGTGCTCGGGCTGTTCTACGGGGTCGCCCTGTCGCTTTTCGGGCTGAATTTCGGCCTGGTGGTCGGGTCGGTCGCCGGGCTGCTGTCGTTCATCCCCTATGTGGGGTCGCTGGTCGGATTCGTATCGAGCGTCGGGATCGCGCTGGTCCAGTACGACACCTGGACGCCGGTCGCCGTCGTGGTCGCCATCTTCCTGGTCGGGCAGGCCGTGGAGGGCAACTTCCTCACGCCCAAGCTGGTCGGCGACAAGGTCGGGCTGCACCCGGTCTGGGTGATGTTCGCGCTGCTGGCGGGCGGCAGCCTGTTCGGCTTCGTCGGCGTGCTGATGGCCGTGCCGGTCGCGGCGGTGATCGGCGTTCTCACCCGATTCGCGCTCCAGCAGTATCTCTCCAGCTCCTACTATTCGGGTCCGGAGTCCGGAACCGTGGACGAGGCCTGGCGGCCGTGA
- the purM gene encoding phosphoribosylformylglycinamidine cyclo-ligase has product MSTTPNNTGDAYKDAGVDIDAGAALVDAIKPLAKATARVGADAGLGGFGALFDLKAAGYKDPILVASTDGVGTKLKIAIAAGKHDTIGIDLVAMSVNDLVVQGAEPLFFLDYFATGKLDVAAGRDIVAGIAEGCRQAGCALIGGETAEMPGMYAGKDYDLAGFAVGAAERGQILTGADVAAGDVVLGLASSGVHSNGYSLVRRIVEKAGLSYQDEAPFAPGTTVGEALLTPTRIYVKPVLAAVRAGTVKALAHITGGGLIDNIPRVLPEGLGVSLDASAWPLLPVFRWMAESAVIGDDDLARTFNCGIGMVVIAAADKAGEAQRILAEAGETVYRIGEVQPAIGDVDRVVIDGVDAAWHG; this is encoded by the coding sequence ATCAGCACCACACCGAATAACACCGGCGACGCCTATAAGGATGCCGGGGTCGACATCGATGCCGGCGCTGCCCTCGTCGATGCGATCAAGCCGCTGGCGAAGGCTACGGCCCGGGTCGGGGCGGATGCGGGACTGGGCGGTTTCGGTGCCCTGTTCGACCTGAAGGCGGCCGGCTACAAGGACCCGATCCTGGTCGCCAGCACCGACGGCGTGGGCACCAAGCTTAAGATCGCGATCGCGGCCGGCAAGCACGACACGATCGGCATCGACCTGGTCGCCATGAGCGTCAACGACCTCGTGGTACAGGGCGCCGAGCCGCTGTTCTTCCTCGATTATTTCGCGACCGGAAAGCTCGACGTGGCGGCCGGGCGGGATATCGTCGCCGGCATCGCCGAAGGCTGCCGGCAGGCCGGGTGCGCGCTGATCGGCGGCGAGACGGCCGAGATGCCGGGCATGTACGCGGGCAAGGACTACGACCTCGCCGGTTTCGCCGTTGGGGCGGCCGAGCGCGGGCAGATCCTGACCGGCGCCGACGTGGCCGCGGGCGACGTGGTGCTGGGGCTGGCGTCGAGCGGCGTCCACTCCAACGGCTATTCGCTGGTGCGCCGGATCGTCGAGAAGGCCGGGCTGTCCTACCAGGACGAGGCGCCGTTCGCGCCCGGGACCACCGTCGGCGAGGCCCTGCTGACGCCGACCCGGATCTACGTCAAGCCGGTCCTGGCCGCCGTTCGGGCGGGCACGGTGAAGGCGCTGGCCCACATCACCGGCGGCGGCCTGATCGACAACATTCCCCGCGTGCTGCCCGAAGGCCTCGGCGTCTCGCTGGATGCCTCGGCCTGGCCGCTGCTCCCGGTGTTTCGCTGGATGGCTGAGTCGGCCGTCATCGGCGACGACGACTTGGCGCGCACCTTCAACTGCGGCATCGGCATGGTCGTCATCGCGGCGGCGGACAAGGCCGGCGAGGCGCAGCGCATCCTGGCGGAGGCCGGCGAGACGGTCTACCGGATCGGCGAGGTGCAGCCCGCGATCGGCGATGTCGACCGCGTGGTGATCGACGGAGTGGACGCGGCGTGGCACGGCTGA